Proteins encoded within one genomic window of Siniperca chuatsi isolate FFG_IHB_CAS linkage group LG4, ASM2008510v1, whole genome shotgun sequence:
- the LOC122875580 gene encoding troponin I, fast skeletal muscle-like gives MSEKKMTSSRRHHLKSVILQIAQNWLEQEKKDDAAAKAAYMAEHCPPPDLSGDQNALMEYCKKLHALIDKIDEERYDIEAKVHKADKEIEDLNIKVVDLRGVKKPALRKVRMSADTMLKALLGSKHTVNMDLRSNLKQVKKEVKEEPTEAVGDWRKNIEDKADRKKMFETS, from the exons ATGTCTGA GAAAAAGATGACTTCCAGCCGCAGGCATCACCTGAAG AGCGTGATCCTCCAGATCGCTCAGAACTGGCTCGAACAGGAGAAAAAGGACGACGCAGCGGCTAAGGCCGCCTACATGGCCGAACACTGTCCTCCCCCGGACCTGAGCGGAGACCAGAACGCCCTGATG GAATACTGCAAGAAGCTCCACGCTCTGATCGACAAGATCGACGAGGAGAGGTACGACATCGAGGCCAAAGTGCATAAGGCCGACAAAGAG ATTGAGGACCTGAATATCAAAGTGGTGGATCTGAGAGGTGTGAAGAAACCCGCTCTGAGGAAAGTGCGTATGTCCGCGGACACCATGCTGAAAGCTCTGCTGGGCTCCAAGCACACGGTCAACATGGACCTGAGGTCCAACCTGAAGCAGGTGAAGAAGGAGGTGAAAGAGGAG CCCACAGAGGCGGTCGGCGACTGGCGTAAGAACATTGAGGACAAGGCCGACAGGAAGAAGATGTTCGAGACCTCCTAA
- the LOC122875577 gene encoding troponin I, fast skeletal muscle-like, whose translation MSEGKKMTSSRRHHLKSLMLQIAASWIEQEKKDIEAAKEAYMAENCPAPDLSGDQAALMELCKKLHAAIDKIDDARYDAEAKVVKSDKEIEDLKMKVVELAGVKKPALKKVRMSADAMLQALLGGKHKVTMDLRANLKQVKKEVKEESTEAVGDWRKNIEDKADRKKMFETS comes from the exons ATGTCTGA GGGAAAGAAAATGACGTCCAGCCGCAGGCATCATCTGAAG AGTTTGATGCTGCAGATCGCTGCCAGCTGGATCGAGCAGGAGAAGAAGGACATTGAGGCGGCGAAGGAGGCCTACATGGCCGAGAACTGCCCCGCTCCCGACCTCAGCGGAGACCAGGCCGCCCTCATG GAACTCTGCAAGAAGCTCCACGCCGCCATCGACAAGATCGACGACGCGAGGTACGACGCCGAGGCCAAAGTTGTGAAGAGCGACAAAGAG ATTGAGGATCTGAAGATGAAGGTGGTGGAGCTGGCCGGAGTGAAGAAACCCGCCCTGAAGAAAGTGCGTATGTCCGCTGACGCCATGCTGCAGGCTCTGCTGGGAGGAAAACACAAGGTGACCATGGACCTGAGAGCCAACCTGAAGCAGGTCAAGAAGGAGGTCAAAGAGGAG TCAACAGAGGCGGTCGGCGACTGGCGTAAAAACATTGAGGATAAGGCCGACAGGAAGAAGATGTTCGAAACTTCCTAA